A portion of the Gigantopelta aegis isolate Gae_Host chromosome 10, Gae_host_genome, whole genome shotgun sequence genome contains these proteins:
- the LOC121383439 gene encoding uncharacterized protein LOC121383439 isoform X8 gives MEKQYSVRFFTSLLEAVQKLCREYLDFDQCVDVSGYLALEIDNYKKERFVISELLQSTGDVMSESYCTKAFKTQRRYVSNRTDDSSVLKERNSNFNSRLADEQRAASLSLSSSKHVISPRNSFNHGKNVSSHTVVRADQSYHSDQSAMSGNYYHPSTSSSSDWTPATDSLQSLNPADSGGTSSLSKKRSISSSVDSPSAKTLKTESISMPHSLSSQYSNQDPGGLSHNQTDGDTASDTATTHGSLTDIVHLPPDPVEVKEELDDCVLIDSADEADDRDLQNVLSADDSSSSMYDSSGLPLSFPSPGEGMPGMSDQPGSSQQKTEHLQYTSPGRLFPFMKQYSEKMMENAVRAVVEKRWTIFKASTVFQVPKSTLRRKVPIMLGTSKGGKVLSKEEEDDLAGMMARRAQENNPMSRHELFREVKKIIDSKPRPNHFKDNMPGYGWLIFFLKRNPTIKDCLKFDK, from the exons ATGGAGAAGCAGTATTCAGTGAGGTTCTTCACATCTTTGCTGGAGGCAGTTCAGAAGTTATGTCGAGAATATTTAGACTTCGACCAGTGTGTGGACGTCAGCGGCTACCTCGCCTTGGAAATCGACAACTACAAGAAGGAGAGATTTGTGATCAGCGAGCTGCTACAAAGTACTGGTGATGTTATGAGTGAAAGTTACTGTACCAAGGCGTTCAAAACACAGCGGAGATACGTTTCGAACAGGACTGACGATAGCAGTGTTCTTAAAGAAAGGAACTCAAACTTCAATAGTAGGCTAGCAGATGAACAAAGGGCAGCAAGTTTGAGCCTGTCCTCATCTAAACATGTCATTTCACCGAGAAACAGTTTTAATCATGGTAAGAATGTTTCATCCCATACGGTTGTGCGTGCAGACCAGTCCTATCATTCTGACCAAAGTGCCATGTCAGGGAATTACTATCATCCATCTACGAGCAGCAGTTCAGACTGGACCCCAGCGACAGACTCTTTACAAAGTTTAAATCCTGCAGACAGTGGAGGGACGAGTAGTCTCAGTAAGAAACGCAGTATATCGTCCAGTGTAGACTCGCCCAGTGCCAAGACTCTCAAAACAG AAAGCATTTCCATGCCGCACAGCTTGTCGAGTCAGTATTCCAACCAAGACCCGGGTGGGCTATCCCACAACCAAACCGATGGTGACACTGCCTCTGACACTGCGACGACACATGGTTCATTAACAGACATTGTTCACTTGCCCCCTGATCCCGTGGAGGTGAAGGAGGAACTCGATGACTGTGTGCTCATAGACAGTGCCGACGAAGCCGATGACAGAGACCTTCAGAATGTCCTCAGTGCCGATGATTCTAGCAGCTCAATGTACGACAGTTCCGGTTTGCCACTCTCCTTTCCATCCCCGGGTGAAGGAATGCCCGGTATGTCTGATCAGCCTGGGTCGAGTCAACAGAAG ACGGAACACTTACAATATACATCTCCTGGCCGGCTGTTCCCTTTTATGAAGCAGTACTCTGAGAAGATGATGGAAAATGCTGTAAGAGCAGTGGTGGAAAAACGATGGACTATTTTCAAGGCCAGTACAGTGTTCCAGGTTCCAAAATCAACCCTGAGACGAAAGGTCCCAATAATGTTAGGGACGTCAAAGGGAGGAAAGGTTCTTTCTAAAGAGGAAGAGGACGATCTTGCTGGTATGATGGCCAGACGTGCTCAGGAGAATAACCCCATGTCACGGCATGAACTTTTCCGAGAGGTCAAGAAGATTATTGATTCAAAACCAAGGCCTAACCACTTCAAGGACAATATGCCAGGCTATGGCTGGCTTATCTTTTTCTTGAAACGTAATCCaacaattaaggattgtctaaAGTTTGACAAGTGA
- the LOC121383439 gene encoding uncharacterized protein LOC121383439 isoform X12: MEKQYSVRFFTSLLEAVQKLCREYLDFDQCVDVSGYLALEIDNYKKERFVISELLQSTGDVMSESYCTKAFKTQRRYVSNRTDDSSVLKERNSNFNSRLADEQRAASLSLSSSKHVISPRNSFNHGKNVSSHTVVRADQSYHSDQSAMSGNYYHPSTSSSSDWTPATDSLQSLNPADSGGTSSLSKKRSISSSVDSPSAKTLKTESISMPHSLSSQYSNQDPGGLSHNQTDGDTASDTATTHGSLTDIVHLPPDPVEVKEELDDCVLIDSADEADDRDLQNVLSADDSSSSMYDSSGLPLSFPSPGEGMPGMSDQPGSSQQKDAARPFSIIPRTRLSNRDSDFTEAINEVLSKRMTIVQAAETFNIPCHALSAKLPLIRPRRTNNILTEAEDNALADLMLTRNEAGNPMTRTEALAEVKDIIEKNPREKVLKKMPGFHWLRNFLRRHPDITLL; this comes from the exons ATGGAGAAGCAGTATTCAGTGAGGTTCTTCACATCTTTGCTGGAGGCAGTTCAGAAGTTATGTCGAGAATATTTAGACTTCGACCAGTGTGTGGACGTCAGCGGCTACCTCGCCTTGGAAATCGACAACTACAAGAAGGAGAGATTTGTGATCAGCGAGCTGCTACAAAGTACTGGTGATGTTATGAGTGAAAGTTACTGTACCAAGGCGTTCAAAACACAGCGGAGATACGTTTCGAACAGGACTGACGATAGCAGTGTTCTTAAAGAAAGGAACTCAAACTTCAATAGTAGGCTAGCAGATGAACAAAGGGCAGCAAGTTTGAGCCTGTCCTCATCTAAACATGTCATTTCACCGAGAAACAGTTTTAATCATGGTAAGAATGTTTCATCCCATACGGTTGTGCGTGCAGACCAGTCCTATCATTCTGACCAAAGTGCCATGTCAGGGAATTACTATCATCCATCTACGAGCAGCAGTTCAGACTGGACCCCAGCGACAGACTCTTTACAAAGTTTAAATCCTGCAGACAGTGGAGGGACGAGTAGTCTCAGTAAGAAACGCAGTATATCGTCCAGTGTAGACTCGCCCAGTGCCAAGACTCTCAAAACAG AAAGCATTTCCATGCCGCACAGCTTGTCGAGTCAGTATTCCAACCAAGACCCGGGTGGGCTATCCCACAACCAAACCGATGGTGACACTGCCTCTGACACTGCGACGACACATGGTTCATTAACAGACATTGTTCACTTGCCCCCTGATCCCGTGGAGGTGAAGGAGGAACTCGATGACTGTGTGCTCATAGACAGTGCCGACGAAGCCGATGACAGAGACCTTCAGAATGTCCTCAGTGCCGATGATTCTAGCAGCTCAATGTACGACAGTTCCGGTTTGCCACTCTCCTTTCCATCCCCGGGTGAAGGAATGCCCGGTATGTCTGATCAGCCTGGGTCGAGTCAACAGAAG GATGCTGCAAGGCCATTTTCCATCATTCCTCGAACACGATTAAGCAACAGGGACTCTGACTTCACAGAGGCTATAAATGAAGTTTTGTCCAAGAGGATGACAATTGTTCAAGCAGCAGAAACATTTAACATTCCCTGCCATGCCCTGTCAGCCAAGCTACCACTAATACGGCCAAGacgaacaaataatattttaacagaGGCTGAAGACAATGCTCTTGCTGATCTGATGTTGACCAGAAACGAGGCTGGGAATCCTATGACTAGAACAGAGGCATTGGCAGAGGTCAAAGACATCATAGAGAAGAATCCCAGagaaaaggttttaaaaaaaatgccagGATTTCATTGGCTAAGGAACTTTTTGAGACGGCACCCAGACATAACACTTCTATGA
- the LOC121383439 gene encoding uncharacterized protein LOC121383439 isoform X1, which yields MEKQYSVRFFTSLLEAVQKLCREYLDFDQCVDVSGYLALEIDNYKKERFVISELLQSTGDVMSESYCTKAFKTQRRYVSNRTDDSSVLKERNSNFNSRLADEQRAASLSLSSSKHVISPRNSFNHGKNVSSHTVVRADQSYHSDQSAMSGNYYHPSTSSSSDWTPATDSLQSLNPADSGGTSSLSKKRSISSSVDSPSAKTLKTESISMPHSLSSQYSNQDPGGLSHNQTDGDTASDTATTHGSLTDIVHLPPDPVEVKEELDDCVLIDSADEADDRDLQNVLSADDSSSSMYDSSGLPLSFPSPGEGMPGMSDQPGSSQQKCVPMNPILMMRTNMKCSYSSESLAEAIQAVMEKRMSARAASEFYHIPRATIYDKLPRPSKQQAKTSFLTQEEEEGLADFIVHSYERGCPLTKIEVLKKVEKICHSKSPDGLSCPVMGQNVSQQGRPKGPDYFWLTNFCKRHPRVNGLFLSNNYFAK from the exons ATGGAGAAGCAGTATTCAGTGAGGTTCTTCACATCTTTGCTGGAGGCAGTTCAGAAGTTATGTCGAGAATATTTAGACTTCGACCAGTGTGTGGACGTCAGCGGCTACCTCGCCTTGGAAATCGACAACTACAAGAAGGAGAGATTTGTGATCAGCGAGCTGCTACAAAGTACTGGTGATGTTATGAGTGAAAGTTACTGTACCAAGGCGTTCAAAACACAGCGGAGATACGTTTCGAACAGGACTGACGATAGCAGTGTTCTTAAAGAAAGGAACTCAAACTTCAATAGTAGGCTAGCAGATGAACAAAGGGCAGCAAGTTTGAGCCTGTCCTCATCTAAACATGTCATTTCACCGAGAAACAGTTTTAATCATGGTAAGAATGTTTCATCCCATACGGTTGTGCGTGCAGACCAGTCCTATCATTCTGACCAAAGTGCCATGTCAGGGAATTACTATCATCCATCTACGAGCAGCAGTTCAGACTGGACCCCAGCGACAGACTCTTTACAAAGTTTAAATCCTGCAGACAGTGGAGGGACGAGTAGTCTCAGTAAGAAACGCAGTATATCGTCCAGTGTAGACTCGCCCAGTGCCAAGACTCTCAAAACAG AAAGCATTTCCATGCCGCACAGCTTGTCGAGTCAGTATTCCAACCAAGACCCGGGTGGGCTATCCCACAACCAAACCGATGGTGACACTGCCTCTGACACTGCGACGACACATGGTTCATTAACAGACATTGTTCACTTGCCCCCTGATCCCGTGGAGGTGAAGGAGGAACTCGATGACTGTGTGCTCATAGACAGTGCCGACGAAGCCGATGACAGAGACCTTCAGAATGTCCTCAGTGCCGATGATTCTAGCAGCTCAATGTACGACAGTTCCGGTTTGCCACTCTCCTTTCCATCCCCGGGTGAAGGAATGCCCGGTATGTCTGATCAGCCTGGGTCGAGTCAACAGAAG TGTGTGCCAATGAATCCAATTTTAATGATGAGAACAAATATGAAATGCTCATATAGTTCTGAAAGCTTGGCGGAAGCCATTCAAGCTGTCATGGAGAAACGGATGAGTGCCAGAGCTGCTTCAGAATTCTACCATATTCCACGTGCAACCATATACGACAAACTGCCACGACCCTCCAAACAACAAGCAAAAACATCTTTTCTCACCCAGGAAGAGGAAGAGGGGTTAGCTGACTTCATTGTCCATAGTTATGAACGAGGATGCCCTCTGACAAAGATTGAAGTTTTGAAGAAAGTGGAAAAGATATGTCATTCCAAATCACCTGATGGATTAAGTTGTCCTGTGATGGGTCAGAATGTGTCTCAGCAAGGCAGGCCAAAAGGGCCTGATTATTTCTGGCTTACAAACTTTTGTAAACGACACCCCAGAGTTAATGGTTTATTCTTATCTAATAATTATTTTGCTAAGTag
- the LOC121383439 gene encoding uncharacterized protein LOC121383439 isoform X2, translating into MEKQYSVRFFTSLLEAVQKLCREYLDFDQCVDVSGYLALEIDNYKKERFVISELLQSTGDVMSESYCTKAFKTQRRYVSNRTDDSSVLKERNSNFNSRLADEQRAASLSLSSSKHVISPRNSFNHGKNVSSHTVVRADQSYHSDQSAMSGNYYHPSTSSSSDWTPATDSLQSLNPADSGGTSSLSKKRSISSSVDSPSAKTLKTESISMPHSLSSQYSNQDPGGLSHNQTDGDTASDTATTHGSLTDIVHLPPDPVEVKEELDDCVLIDSADEADDRDLQNVLSADDSSSSMYDSSGLPLSFPSPGEGMPGMSDQPGSSQQKQALRMAQEYMKANRPQVLKNYTSENLNSAVDSVMSGAMTIKEASNVYKIPKATLYSKLPRANKEHVSVLTFAEEKALVALAVEKCKECNILSKGQFLQDVKKVLDAAERKGSCAYPGARRPKRFKDNLPDYSWLANFCKRNPEIMQCFPK; encoded by the exons ATGGAGAAGCAGTATTCAGTGAGGTTCTTCACATCTTTGCTGGAGGCAGTTCAGAAGTTATGTCGAGAATATTTAGACTTCGACCAGTGTGTGGACGTCAGCGGCTACCTCGCCTTGGAAATCGACAACTACAAGAAGGAGAGATTTGTGATCAGCGAGCTGCTACAAAGTACTGGTGATGTTATGAGTGAAAGTTACTGTACCAAGGCGTTCAAAACACAGCGGAGATACGTTTCGAACAGGACTGACGATAGCAGTGTTCTTAAAGAAAGGAACTCAAACTTCAATAGTAGGCTAGCAGATGAACAAAGGGCAGCAAGTTTGAGCCTGTCCTCATCTAAACATGTCATTTCACCGAGAAACAGTTTTAATCATGGTAAGAATGTTTCATCCCATACGGTTGTGCGTGCAGACCAGTCCTATCATTCTGACCAAAGTGCCATGTCAGGGAATTACTATCATCCATCTACGAGCAGCAGTTCAGACTGGACCCCAGCGACAGACTCTTTACAAAGTTTAAATCCTGCAGACAGTGGAGGGACGAGTAGTCTCAGTAAGAAACGCAGTATATCGTCCAGTGTAGACTCGCCCAGTGCCAAGACTCTCAAAACAG AAAGCATTTCCATGCCGCACAGCTTGTCGAGTCAGTATTCCAACCAAGACCCGGGTGGGCTATCCCACAACCAAACCGATGGTGACACTGCCTCTGACACTGCGACGACACATGGTTCATTAACAGACATTGTTCACTTGCCCCCTGATCCCGTGGAGGTGAAGGAGGAACTCGATGACTGTGTGCTCATAGACAGTGCCGACGAAGCCGATGACAGAGACCTTCAGAATGTCCTCAGTGCCGATGATTCTAGCAGCTCAATGTACGACAGTTCCGGTTTGCCACTCTCCTTTCCATCCCCGGGTGAAGGAATGCCCGGTATGTCTGATCAGCCTGGGTCGAGTCAACAGAAG CAAGCTCTGCGTATGGCGCAGGAGTACATGAAAGCAAACCGACCTCAAGTTTTGAAAAACTACACATCAGAAAACCTTAATTCAGCTGTAGACTCTGTTATGTCTGGGGCTATGACTATTAAAGAAGCATCAAATGTCTATAAAATTCCTAAGGCAACACTCTATTCCAAGCTTCCACGAGCCAACAAGGAGCATGTGTCAGTATTGACTTTTGCAGAGGAGAAGGCATTGGTTGCCTTGGCCGTAGAGAAATGCAAGGAATGCAATATCTTAAGCAAAGGGCAGTTTCTGCAGGATGTTAAAAAGGTACTGGATGCAGCAGAAAGGAAAGGTAGCTGTGCATATCCTGGAGCCAGAAGACCCAAGCGATTTAAAGACAATCTTCCTGATTACAGCTGGTTAGCTAATTTCTGCAAGAGAAATCCAGAGATTATGCAATGTtttccaaaataa